Proteins from one Pontibacter korlensis genomic window:
- a CDS encoding SusC/RagA family TonB-linked outer membrane protein: MKRSLPLLLLLMAPACLYAQQRLEGTVRADKGAIPLEGVSVLLKSGRAGTTTDMGGSFSLPVTSLPDTLLVTLLGFESRELPLPSLPVSPLQLTLAERSTSLQEVAVVSTGYQDIPQERATGSFTQVDRELLTRSTSPDLISRLEGVTNSLAFDRRGMYNERTDSKPELRVRGLSTLYASSAPLLVVDNFPYEGDIANINPNDVESVTILKDAAAASIWGARAGNGVIVITTKRGSYRQAPQVSFQTNVQLAEKPDLHYSRSFLPASDFIDIERLLFERGFYPENDRRTLSPAVETWIQERDGQLSAAEASARISAMRQVDVRDQALEHLYRPALQQQFALNLNGGSATYRYYLSAGYDRGLSSLIGNEDRRVTLNSQNTFQPLPGLELSAGLSYTGREAEENGLGISGLSTAGWTNIYPYARLADDAGNALPIVRDYRSAYTNRAAEMGLLDWQFRPLDEIRLRDKTSTATETRLNGSLAYELFPGLKARALYQYQQQGNRTTDLNSVKTYYARNLINRYTQADGTRIIPQGGILSEWSGSQAAHSGRLQLDYVHAVGRQGFLSALGGAEIRQTRQISYPGSILYGYNPEVAQGQTALDFLSFHKTLPTSGARIPAPSTQRQELTDRFLSYYANASYVFRDRYTLSASSRWDASNLYGVKTNQKGVPLWSAGLSWLVSEEPFLQQDWLSQLKLRATYGLAGNTDKGVTAYPTVSYVSADALTPLPFAILRSAGNPQLRWEKTATLNTGLDFGFFRNRLTGSLEYYRKQGTDLLGDVFIDPTSGIISGPNGFVRNRINYADVLTTGWDLALRTDNLTGAFGWQTHLLTSQVQSEVTGYEERQRPAVSTNTYFFASPPPVVGKPIAALYSYPWHGLSPESGDPLVPVDGQLGTNYSAYQQSLTQEDLVYHGSAVPRWFGSLRNTFTWKGFSLSANLTWKAGYFFRRNSIDYSLLINSGVAHVDYQDRWQQPGDEARTQVPSLPASLNYSRESYHTYSELLVEKGDHVRLQDVRLGYDFIGERLPFRELKLFLYARDLGILWRANAYDLDPDYVNTTYPPARSLSAGLQLTF; this comes from the coding sequence ATGAAAAGAAGTTTACCATTGTTGCTGCTGCTCATGGCGCCTGCCTGCCTGTATGCGCAGCAGCGCCTGGAGGGCACGGTGCGCGCCGACAAAGGTGCCATCCCCCTCGAAGGAGTCTCCGTCCTTCTCAAAAGCGGGCGTGCCGGCACTACCACTGATATGGGCGGCAGTTTCTCACTGCCCGTCACCAGCCTGCCCGACACGCTGCTGGTGACGCTCCTAGGATTCGAATCCCGCGAACTTCCCCTGCCGTCCCTTCCCGTTTCCCCCTTGCAGCTCACGCTTGCTGAACGCAGCACCAGCCTGCAGGAAGTAGCTGTCGTCTCCACCGGCTACCAGGACATCCCGCAGGAAAGGGCCACCGGCTCCTTTACCCAGGTGGACCGGGAGCTGCTCACGCGCAGCACCAGCCCCGATCTGATCAGCCGCCTCGAAGGCGTTACCAACAGCCTGGCCTTTGACCGCCGCGGCATGTACAATGAGCGCACCGACAGCAAGCCCGAACTGCGTGTGCGGGGCCTGAGTACCCTCTACGCCAGTTCTGCGCCGCTCCTTGTGGTGGATAACTTCCCCTACGAAGGGGATATCGCCAACATCAATCCCAACGATGTGGAAAGCGTGACCATCCTCAAAGATGCGGCAGCCGCCTCCATTTGGGGCGCGCGTGCCGGGAACGGGGTAATCGTCATCACCACCAAACGAGGCAGCTACCGCCAGGCCCCACAGGTGTCCTTCCAGACCAACGTGCAACTGGCCGAGAAGCCCGATCTGCACTACAGCCGCAGCTTCCTGCCCGCCTCCGACTTCATTGACATCGAGCGCCTCCTCTTTGAGCGGGGTTTCTACCCGGAGAATGATCGCAGGACGCTCTCCCCAGCCGTGGAGACCTGGATACAGGAGCGTGATGGCCAGCTCTCAGCAGCGGAAGCCAGCGCCCGTATCAGTGCCATGCGCCAGGTAGACGTCCGGGATCAGGCACTGGAGCACCTCTACCGACCGGCCCTACAGCAGCAGTTCGCCCTGAACCTAAACGGCGGGAGCGCCACCTACCGCTATTACCTCTCGGCCGGCTATGACCGCGGGCTCTCCAGCCTGATTGGTAATGAGGACCGCCGTGTGACGCTAAATAGCCAGAACACCTTTCAGCCTCTGCCCGGACTGGAGCTCTCAGCTGGTCTAAGCTACACCGGTCGTGAGGCTGAAGAGAACGGGTTGGGCATCAGCGGGCTGAGCACCGCCGGCTGGACCAACATTTACCCGTATGCCCGGCTGGCCGATGACGCAGGCAATGCCCTGCCCATCGTGCGGGACTATCGCAGCGCTTACACAAACAGGGCAGCAGAAATGGGCCTGTTGGACTGGCAGTTCCGTCCCCTGGATGAGATCCGGCTCCGCGACAAGACCAGTACGGCTACAGAGACGCGGCTGAACGGAAGCCTTGCCTATGAGCTGTTTCCGGGCCTGAAAGCCCGTGCCCTCTACCAATACCAGCAGCAGGGCAACCGCACCACCGATCTGAACTCTGTCAAGACCTATTATGCCCGCAACCTGATCAACCGCTACACCCAAGCCGATGGTACCCGCATCATTCCCCAAGGCGGCATCCTGTCCGAGTGGTCCGGCAGCCAGGCAGCTCATTCCGGGCGCCTGCAGCTCGATTATGTGCATGCGGTGGGCAGGCAGGGCTTCCTGAGCGCCCTGGGTGGCGCCGAAATACGGCAGACACGCCAGATCAGCTACCCGGGTTCTATTCTCTATGGCTATAACCCGGAGGTGGCGCAGGGACAGACGGCACTGGATTTCCTCTCCTTTCACAAAACCCTACCCACCTCCGGAGCCCGCATTCCCGCTCCCAGCACCCAGCGCCAGGAACTTACTGACCGTTTCCTCTCCTACTATGCCAATGCCTCTTATGTCTTCCGCGACCGCTATACCCTTTCAGCCAGCAGCCGCTGGGACGCCTCCAACCTCTACGGGGTGAAGACCAACCAGAAGGGTGTGCCGCTCTGGTCAGCGGGCCTGAGCTGGCTCGTGAGCGAGGAGCCCTTCCTGCAGCAGGACTGGCTTTCCCAACTCAAGCTACGCGCCACTTACGGCCTGGCCGGCAACACGGATAAGGGCGTGACAGCCTATCCTACGGTTTCCTATGTATCGGCGGATGCCCTGACCCCCCTTCCTTTTGCCATTCTGCGCAGCGCGGGCAACCCGCAGCTGCGCTGGGAGAAGACCGCCACGCTCAATACTGGCCTGGACTTTGGTTTCTTCCGCAACCGTCTTACAGGCAGCTTGGAGTACTACCGCAAGCAGGGCACGGACCTGCTAGGCGACGTGTTCATCGACCCGACCTCCGGCATCATCTCCGGGCCTAACGGTTTTGTGCGGAACCGGATCAATTATGCCGACGTGCTAACCACCGGCTGGGACCTGGCGCTCCGCACCGACAACCTCACCGGTGCCTTCGGCTGGCAAACGCACCTGCTGACAAGCCAGGTACAGAGCGAGGTCACCGGCTATGAGGAAAGGCAGCGCCCTGCCGTCAGCACCAACACCTATTTCTTTGCCAGCCCGCCCCCTGTCGTAGGCAAACCTATTGCAGCCTTATACAGCTATCCTTGGCATGGCCTCTCACCCGAGTCAGGCGATCCGCTTGTACCTGTTGACGGGCAGCTAGGCACCAACTACAGCGCCTATCAGCAGAGCCTGACGCAGGAGGACCTTGTCTACCATGGCAGCGCCGTGCCCCGGTGGTTTGGCAGCCTGCGCAATACCTTTACGTGGAAAGGCTTTTCCCTGAGCGCCAACCTCACCTGGAAGGCAGGTTATTTCTTCCGGCGGAACAGCATCGACTACAGCCTTCTCATCAATAGTGGAGTAGCCCATGTGGACTACCAGGACCGCTGGCAGCAGCCCGGGGACGAGGCTCGCACCCAGGTACCCTCACTGCCTGCCTCCCTCAACTATAGCCGGGAGAGCTACCATACCTACAGCGAGTTGCTTGTGGAGAAGGGAGACCATGTGCGGCTGCAGGACGTACGCCTGGGCTATGACTTTATCGGGGAGCGCCTTCCCTTCCGCGAACTGAAACTGTTTCTCTATGCCCGTGACCTGGGCATCCTCTGGCGGGCCAACGCCTATGACCTGGACCCGGATTATGTAAATACGACCTATCCGCCGGCACGCAGCCTGTCTGCCGGCCTGCAGTTAACCTTTTAA
- a CDS encoding DUF3738 domain-containing protein, whose protein sequence is MWIQDGRVLAITGGEYATAENIRAALSGTGFQFKAKQEVRLEKDKPLFINGNGGSGEQLLYQSVLSTRLPADIGGDSRRKDRILAYNMPLPDLYFVAYSEIFRFHDHHNRLLLEVSDSLRQRILWEGSPHLTGNFATDAPYLNWMDQNQYCYSLVLPQEQPREVLNAIMREDLNRLFNQYLGIKGSLQRRKVDCLVLVRTSRKDLLASKGAPEQRISDEQTFQLQNKPFRQLVSALQYKYKLQPLPIVDETGYTGNIDIRLPQPLHDLDQLRVALKAYGLDLRPARRKLDMLVISEVERKLRFE, encoded by the coding sequence GTGTGGATCCAGGACGGACGGGTACTGGCCATCACAGGAGGCGAGTACGCCACAGCAGAGAACATCCGCGCTGCCCTCTCCGGCACAGGCTTCCAGTTCAAGGCCAAACAGGAAGTCCGATTGGAAAAGGACAAGCCGCTTTTTATCAACGGCAACGGCGGCTCCGGTGAGCAGCTGCTCTACCAATCGGTCCTCTCCACACGCCTGCCAGCTGATATCGGTGGTGACTCCCGCCGGAAGGACCGAATCCTGGCCTATAACATGCCGCTCCCAGACCTCTACTTTGTAGCCTACAGCGAGATCTTCCGCTTTCACGACCACCATAACCGCCTGCTGCTGGAGGTATCGGACTCCTTACGTCAGCGCATCCTGTGGGAGGGCTCCCCTCACTTAACTGGGAACTTTGCCACAGATGCCCCTTACCTCAACTGGATGGACCAGAACCAATACTGTTACAGCCTTGTACTTCCGCAGGAACAGCCCCGGGAAGTACTTAACGCTATCATGCGCGAGGACCTCAACCGCCTGTTCAACCAGTACCTGGGAATCAAGGGCTCCCTGCAGCGCCGCAAGGTGGATTGCCTTGTGCTCGTGCGCACTTCACGCAAGGACCTCCTGGCCAGCAAGGGTGCTCCCGAACAACGAATTTCCGACGAGCAGACTTTCCAGCTGCAGAACAAGCCCTTCCGCCAGCTGGTGAGTGCCCTGCAGTACAAGTACAAGCTGCAGCCCCTGCCCATCGTGGACGAGACCGGCTACACGGGTAACATAGACATTCGCCTGCCCCAGCCCCTGCATGATCTAGACCAGCTGCGGGTGGCGCTGAAAGCATACGGCCTGGACCTGCGCCCGGCGCGTCGCAAGCTCGACATGCTGGTGATCTCGGAGGTGGAACGGAAGCTTCGCTTTGAATAA
- a CDS encoding helix-turn-helix domain-containing protein, producing the protein METAAKRRPIHLGDHVRRMRTALGVKQSALASELGMTQQNISRIEQEEEVDDMTLEKIGQALGVSTEAIRNFDEEAAITIISSTLHDNAGSINNTCSITFNPIEKIVELYDALLKSEREKVELLERMLKEQK; encoded by the coding sequence ATGGAAACAGCAGCCAAAAGACGACCGATTCACCTGGGCGACCACGTGAGAAGAATGCGGACCGCTTTGGGAGTGAAGCAATCCGCCTTAGCCAGCGAACTGGGCATGACCCAGCAGAACATCTCCCGCATTGAGCAGGAAGAGGAGGTGGATGATATGACGTTGGAGAAAATAGGGCAGGCCCTTGGTGTTTCTACAGAGGCTATTAGGAATTTTGATGAAGAGGCTGCAATAACTATAATTTCTAGCACGCTGCATGATAATGCCGGCTCTATTAATAATACTTGCTCAATAACTTTCAACCCTATTGAGAAAATAGTGGAGCTTTACGATGCTTTGCTAAAGAGTGAACGGGAGAAGGTGGAGTTACTGGAGCGAATGCTGAAGGAGCAGAAGTGA
- a CDS encoding sensor histidine kinase — translation MKKLIKSTLIEHKGHFVAWSLFIFYEIVIVAVFNGSFSSFWDYLGHYALHVGLFYFHARVVLPLVVQRKRLFVWLLPLLVIGEVTAYIALTYTLEFILTNYLQVELMRPLTFDHYYWLRALWRAIYFMGFATGYFFLRNYLREQKRAKRAEREQLLKIIEKQNLQNELIKSQNAYLKTQINPHFLFNTLNFVYNSVRKTSTEAAEAIMSLSQMMRYALQDEDDQHETLLLEEIEHVESLIRIHQIRNKHKLQVQLSYNDSLAGIKFVPLILMTLVENIFKHGDLTQQEHPAQIKITLEANTLRIFTSNLKSSIKPEGHRIGLENIQRRLLLSYGERAAFTVSSTEMGHFITEIEVTHPNNKGAFLAREKTMVTEQNFRQHPT, via the coding sequence TTGAAAAAACTTATAAAATCTACCCTCATCGAGCATAAAGGGCATTTCGTTGCCTGGAGCCTTTTCATCTTTTATGAGATAGTAATAGTTGCCGTTTTTAATGGCAGCTTTAGCTCATTCTGGGACTATTTGGGGCATTATGCCCTGCATGTTGGCTTGTTTTATTTCCATGCCAGAGTGGTGCTCCCCCTAGTAGTGCAGCGAAAGAGACTGTTCGTTTGGCTGCTACCGTTACTGGTAATAGGTGAAGTCACAGCCTATATTGCTTTAACCTATACCCTTGAGTTCATTCTTACAAATTACCTACAGGTAGAATTGATGCGCCCCCTTACTTTTGACCACTACTACTGGCTCAGAGCCTTATGGAGAGCAATCTATTTCATGGGATTTGCAACAGGCTATTTTTTCTTGAGAAACTATCTTCGGGAGCAAAAGCGTGCGAAGCGCGCAGAAAGAGAGCAACTCCTAAAGATCATAGAAAAACAAAACTTGCAGAATGAACTGATCAAGTCGCAGAATGCCTATTTAAAGACACAGATTAACCCTCATTTTCTTTTTAACACCCTGAATTTTGTGTACAACAGTGTTCGTAAAACATCTACTGAGGCTGCCGAGGCAATTATGTCGCTTTCCCAGATGATGCGCTACGCCTTACAAGACGAAGATGATCAGCATGAGACACTATTACTAGAAGAGATAGAACATGTGGAAAGCCTTATCCGCATTCATCAAATCCGGAACAAGCATAAATTACAGGTGCAACTCTCTTATAACGATAGTTTGGCAGGAATTAAGTTTGTCCCTCTAATACTGATGACGTTGGTGGAGAACATCTTCAAACACGGAGACCTAACACAGCAAGAGCATCCGGCACAAATCAAAATCACGTTAGAAGCGAATACCTTACGCATCTTCACCTCCAATCTCAAAAGCTCGATAAAGCCTGAAGGACACAGAATAGGACTTGAAAATATTCAGAGGCGCCTTCTGCTCTCCTATGGGGAGCGGGCCGCTTTTACAGTCTCCTCCACCGAGATGGGTCACTTCATTACTGAAATAGAGGTCACCCACCCCAACAATAAGGGTGCGTTTCTTGCAAGGGAGAAGACTATGGTGACGGAGCAAAACTTTAGGCAGCACCCAACATAA
- a CDS encoding LytR/AlgR family response regulator transcription factor, translated as MDATKFYRCVVIDDEDHAIELLTDYIKATPSLHLEKSFQDPIAALMDDAPEIPYDFIFLDIDMPRLTGLELAKSLRSRTRFLVFTTAHQRYALEAFDVRADHFLLKPISMNKFAVTVNLLLKSTKESSSDPVSPIDNSFFIKGDQKNKLIRIQPHEIISIEGLKNYVLIHTLTQKHIAYLTMKEVEDALGPTKGFVRVHKSFIIANQYIERVEGRIIQLKNNLEVPIGETYKQNFHDYIAGKTLRTGR; from the coding sequence ATGGATGCAACAAAATTTTACCGGTGCGTGGTTATTGATGACGAAGATCATGCCATTGAATTACTGACTGATTATATTAAGGCAACTCCCAGTCTACACCTGGAAAAAAGCTTTCAGGACCCTATCGCTGCCCTTATGGACGATGCTCCAGAGATTCCTTATGATTTTATATTCTTGGACATAGATATGCCGCGCCTAACCGGATTAGAGTTAGCCAAATCCCTGAGGAGCAGAACAAGGTTTTTAGTTTTCACTACCGCCCATCAGAGATATGCGCTGGAGGCTTTTGATGTACGAGCTGATCACTTTTTACTTAAGCCTATCAGTATGAATAAGTTTGCCGTGACAGTTAACTTACTTCTAAAAAGCACCAAGGAAAGCAGCTCTGATCCAGTTTCTCCAATTGACAATTCATTCTTTATCAAAGGCGATCAGAAAAATAAATTAATTAGGATTCAGCCCCATGAGATTATTTCCATTGAGGGGCTAAAGAATTACGTGCTCATCCATACGCTGACCCAAAAGCACATAGCATACTTGACGATGAAGGAAGTAGAGGATGCTTTAGGCCCGACAAAGGGGTTTGTACGTGTCCATAAGTCCTTCATCATTGCGAATCAGTATATAGAACGGGTGGAAGGGCGCATAATTCAGTTAAAAAATAACTTAGAGGTTCCGATCGGGGAAACCTATAAACAAAACTTCCATGACTATATTGCTGGGAAAACCCTCCGAACCGGCCGGTAA
- a CDS encoding agmatine deiminase family protein encodes MILDKETNVVFFSDLLVAQKQYLPAYQRIISLLDKHSIRHSLLKGTRDIWCRDYMPVQQAEGKYMQFRYEPSYLEEDRHLQSDPAHVLAMNQVKAVFSDINLDGGNVLRWSDRVIVSDRVFEESPAYTDRSRLLTKLEGLLNAEVIVIPAIRSDMTGHADGMVRFYDRNTLIGNRLEGEYRYWQKGMENALTVHKLDYVALPSFEYKEKSFPDSAVGCYVNYLEIGDLILAPVFQVPGNKDEEAAATLCRVFADRQVEFVNINEIARQGGLLNCITWSIKA; translated from the coding sequence ATGATACTTGATAAAGAGACAAACGTAGTTTTCTTTTCCGACCTACTGGTAGCGCAAAAGCAGTATCTACCAGCATATCAAAGGATCATAAGCCTCCTGGACAAGCATAGCATCCGGCACAGCTTACTGAAAGGAACAAGAGATATCTGGTGCAGAGACTATATGCCCGTACAGCAGGCGGAGGGAAAATACATGCAGTTCCGGTATGAGCCGTCTTACCTGGAGGAGGACCGGCACCTGCAGTCAGACCCTGCGCATGTTTTGGCGATGAACCAGGTGAAAGCCGTCTTCTCGGACATCAACCTGGACGGGGGAAATGTGCTGCGCTGGTCTGACCGGGTCATTGTCTCGGATAGGGTTTTTGAGGAGAGCCCAGCATATACTGACCGGTCCAGACTTCTTACCAAGCTGGAGGGGCTCTTGAATGCCGAAGTGATAGTGATCCCGGCAATCAGGTCGGATATGACAGGACATGCCGATGGAATGGTGCGCTTCTACGATCGAAATACCTTGATTGGCAACAGGCTGGAGGGAGAGTATCGATACTGGCAAAAGGGCATGGAGAATGCACTGACAGTGCATAAACTGGACTATGTAGCTTTACCCTCCTTTGAGTATAAGGAGAAAAGCTTCCCGGATTCAGCTGTTGGATGCTATGTCAACTACCTGGAGATAGGCGACCTGATTTTAGCACCAGTGTTCCAGGTGCCTGGGAACAAGGATGAGGAAGCAGCAGCCACCTTGTGCAGGGTTTTTGCTGACCGGCAAGTCGAGTTTGTGAACATCAATGAGATTGCCCGGCAGGGCGGGCTGCTGAACTGCATTACCTGGAGCATTAAGGCGTAA
- a CDS encoding metallophosphoesterase, translated as MQHDKSKVDIGKVAFRRKHMVRWFNPIQLLDTAARVMVSSVLSTYADKRESFATTREACSYDYSGRKELWLDYIADIGDGWNPTYYTAYLLAQRELMLGNTRIRRGNLLLMGGDQVYPTPARKEYHDRLWGPYECAFPKQAAPAILPPPPEPHLYAIPGNHDWYDGLSNFLKQFCQERSLGAWTTRQERSYFALQLTSTCWLWGIDISLNADIDKPQLDYFKEVATQRMQENDQVILCTAEPAWVNCEKAFGRERYEKLAFFIKACIEEISYTGKGERGCQEARKRILQLVLVLSGDLHHYAHYRHQRAEKPDIPYITAGGGGTFLHPTHNLRDMVVWPNRHSGKGEEFELKNCFPPKQVSRKLTFRNLLFPLKNPFFSLLLGLFYLLMGWQLYSDHAWLWEPEWPGLEGLWPSPLLLLQALAGSPSTFFLLTLLIAGFGLFADRKASDHPAAVALLGGMHGLCHALLALAIIWPGGYLLAAVSLTEPTALPFLAYVLGKAGLVLLLLLTGWLLGGLLTGLYLILMNLFFKLHDNEAFSALRHQDHKNFLRLRITEEEITLYPIGIRKVPRRWKRSNNRHPGAPYFEPAAITDAHKAFLLEEPISISLRSR; from the coding sequence ATGCAGCACGATAAGTCAAAAGTGGACATAGGGAAAGTGGCTTTCAGAAGAAAGCACATGGTGCGCTGGTTCAACCCGATCCAGTTGCTGGATACGGCCGCCAGGGTGATGGTCTCCTCTGTGCTTAGCACCTATGCCGACAAGCGGGAATCCTTTGCTACCACCCGAGAGGCGTGCTCCTATGACTACAGCGGTCGAAAGGAGCTGTGGTTGGATTATATTGCCGATATCGGGGACGGCTGGAACCCCACTTACTATACGGCTTACCTGCTGGCGCAAAGGGAGCTCATGCTTGGTAACACCCGTATCCGGCGTGGGAACCTGCTGCTGATGGGGGGCGATCAGGTATACCCCACCCCTGCCCGCAAAGAGTATCATGACCGGTTGTGGGGGCCTTACGAGTGCGCTTTTCCAAAACAGGCTGCACCCGCCATCCTCCCGCCCCCTCCGGAGCCGCACTTGTATGCCATACCCGGCAACCATGACTGGTATGACGGGCTCAGCAACTTTCTCAAGCAGTTCTGCCAGGAGCGTAGCCTCGGAGCATGGACAACCCGGCAGGAGCGCAGCTACTTTGCCTTGCAACTGACCTCCACGTGCTGGTTGTGGGGGATTGACATCTCTTTGAACGCAGACATCGACAAGCCGCAGCTGGATTATTTTAAGGAGGTCGCCACCCAGCGCATGCAGGAGAATGACCAAGTCATCCTGTGCACAGCGGAGCCTGCTTGGGTCAACTGCGAAAAAGCATTTGGCCGGGAGCGATATGAGAAACTGGCCTTTTTCATAAAGGCGTGCATTGAGGAGATTTCCTACACAGGCAAAGGTGAAAGAGGTTGTCAGGAGGCAAGAAAGCGTATACTTCAGTTGGTGCTCGTACTGTCAGGGGACCTGCACCATTATGCCCACTACAGACACCAACGTGCGGAAAAACCGGACATTCCCTATATAACAGCCGGGGGCGGCGGCACTTTCCTGCATCCCACCCACAACCTGAGGGACATGGTTGTGTGGCCTAACAGGCACAGCGGCAAAGGAGAGGAGTTTGAACTGAAGAACTGCTTTCCGCCAAAGCAAGTATCCCGGAAGCTTACCTTTCGCAACCTGCTGTTTCCGCTCAAGAATCCTTTCTTCAGCCTCTTGCTTGGACTGTTTTACCTGCTCATGGGCTGGCAGCTCTACAGTGACCATGCTTGGCTTTGGGAACCGGAATGGCCGGGGCTGGAGGGCTTGTGGCCATCGCCCCTTCTCCTCCTACAGGCGCTTGCCGGCAGTCCTTCCACTTTCTTTCTCCTCACGCTTCTCATCGCAGGGTTTGGCTTGTTTGCTGACCGGAAGGCCTCCGACCATCCGGCTGCGGTCGCTTTGTTGGGCGGCATGCATGGCCTTTGCCATGCCCTGCTGGCCCTGGCCATCATCTGGCCGGGAGGTTACCTGCTGGCCGCTGTCTCGCTCACGGAACCCACTGCCCTTCCCTTCCTGGCGTATGTGTTGGGCAAGGCAGGCCTTGTGTTGCTGCTCCTCTTGACAGGTTGGCTACTAGGCGGGCTGTTGACTGGCCTCTACCTCATTTTGATGAACCTGTTCTTCAAGTTGCACGACAACGAGGCCTTTTCCGCCCTCCGCCACCAGGACCACAAAAATTTCCTGCGCCTGCGCATCACTGAAGAGGAAATCACCCTCTACCCCATCGGCATCAGGAAGGTACCGCGCAGGTGGAAAAGATCCAATAACAGACATCCGGGTGCCCCTTATTTTGAGCCAGCTGCTATAACAGATGCCCACAAAGCTTTCCTCCTGGAGGAGCCCATAAGCATATCGCTGCGGTCTCGATAG
- a CDS encoding SOS response-associated peptidase produces the protein MHVLKGLPWLSGDKADEHLLSLLRPYPSEELRLYPVSTLVNSPVHGTPDLLAPRRGACLASILEMKPCGETWFWIHRLIQEA, from the coding sequence GTGCATGTTTTAAAAGGGCTGCCGTGGCTCTCTGGTGATAAGGCAGACGAGCACCTGCTGTCCCTGCTCAGGCCCTACCCGAGCGAGGAGCTCAGGCTTTACCCTGTGTCCACGCTGGTGAACTCCCCGGTGCATGGCACTCCCGACCTGCTGGCGCCGCGCCGTGGTGCTTGTTTGGCTAGCATATTGGAAATGAAGCCATGTGGGGAGACATGGTTCTGGATCCACAGGCTAATACAGGAGGCGTGA
- a CDS encoding outer membrane beta-barrel protein → MKRLFLFCLLVCGILTTSKVFAQKVSFGPSVGLLFDNPTGSVLLDSIQVTLRGDNDRQPYLGGYLSYELSPSFTVSSGINYYNSYKGARVYNTSKDGFERLIHTTSGGNRSLELPVLVEYQLPVRRRSLFVMAGVSPNIRLTRDGQDYFSNKFISPAMAEVLYNFKAVSKPVVWKYSLGIGANVWRLRVEARWQYDFSSTTNSYKVWGKQFDFQSRNNTIRFGLGYNLNWNKNLR, encoded by the coding sequence ATGAAGCGTCTTTTTCTGTTTTGTTTGCTTGTATGCGGCATTTTGACCACCAGCAAGGTGTTTGCCCAAAAAGTTTCTTTTGGCCCCTCTGTAGGTTTGCTGTTTGATAACCCTACTGGTTCTGTCTTGTTAGACTCTATTCAGGTAACATTGCGTGGAGATAATGATCGACAACCCTATTTGGGCGGTTATTTGTCTTATGAGTTATCCCCAAGTTTTACGGTTTCCTCAGGTATAAATTATTACAATTCCTATAAAGGAGCACGTGTATACAATACATCAAAAGATGGGTTTGAGCGCTTGATCCATACAACCAGTGGCGGGAACAGGTCGTTAGAGCTTCCTGTTCTTGTCGAATACCAACTGCCAGTTAGGCGCAGGAGCTTGTTTGTGATGGCTGGTGTCAGCCCTAACATTCGCCTTACACGGGACGGTCAGGACTATTTTTCCAATAAGTTTATCAGCCCTGCTATGGCTGAGGTGCTCTACAACTTTAAAGCGGTCTCAAAACCAGTGGTTTGGAAATATTCCTTGGGAATTGGTGCCAATGTATGGAGGCTGAGGGTAGAGGCCAGGTGGCAGTACGATTTTTCCTCCACCACAAATTCCTATAAAGTCTGGGGAAAGCAGTTTGATTTTCAATCAAGAAACAATACCATTCGGTTTGGACTAGGCTATAATTTAAATTGGAATAAAAATCTACGCTAA